One window of the Chitinophaga niabensis genome contains the following:
- a CDS encoding SRPBCC family protein gives MEHDIHHPRPESLYDSSTVINVSKTGRIISAGTGAALLYLACADFSKSPMKSIYKMLAGGYLLYRGISGNCPISAMVEDNLNPQHARAVNIRTKYIVNRSRSEVYAYWRQLDHLPAFMAHLHDVEVIDEKHSHWTVRLTGGLELEWDAEIVEEQENEILAWRSTEGAAVSNAGKIMFRDAPDGGTELHVTISYRPPAGYAGAGLARLLNPAFAAMVKNDIRNFKNYVEGKRVDS, from the coding sequence ATGGAGCACGACATCCACCACCCACGCCCCGAATCGTTGTACGACAGTTCAACGGTGATCAATGTAAGTAAAACAGGAAGAATTATCTCCGCAGGAACAGGGGCAGCCTTATTATACCTGGCCTGTGCTGATTTTTCCAAATCGCCGATGAAAAGCATTTACAAAATGCTGGCAGGAGGCTACCTTCTTTACAGGGGTATTTCCGGCAATTGTCCCATTTCTGCGATGGTTGAAGATAACCTCAACCCGCAGCATGCACGTGCCGTTAACATCCGTACAAAATACATCGTTAACCGCTCGCGCAGTGAAGTATACGCTTACTGGCGCCAATTGGATCATCTGCCTGCTTTTATGGCCCACCTGCATGATGTAGAAGTGATAGACGAAAAACATTCCCACTGGACCGTGAGACTCACCGGTGGTCTTGAACTGGAATGGGATGCTGAAATTGTGGAAGAACAGGAAAATGAGATATTGGCCTGGCGTTCCACAGAAGGTGCTGCTGTTTCCAATGCCGGTAAGATCATGTTCCGTGATGCGCCAGATGGCGGAACGGAATTACATGTGACCATCAGTTACAGGCCACCGGCAGGTTACGCAGGAGCGGGGCTGGCCAGGTTGCTGAATCCTGCTTTTGCCGCTATGGTGAAGAATGATATAAGGAATTTCAAAAATTATGTAGAAGGTAAAAGAGTAGATAGCTAA
- a CDS encoding exonuclease domain-containing protein: MYAIVDIETTGGHASAGSITEIAIFIHDGMQIVQQYETLVNPGMPIPRYIQALTGITNEMVADAPPFEEVAQQVFTLLQGQIFIAHNVNFDYSFLKHQLDAAGYKLQSRKLCTVRLSRKVFPGFPSYSLGNLCRSLNINIQQRHRATGDALATVQLFERILASDKEGAIAAALNVRSKEQWLPLHLPLEQVANLPMSPGVYYFHNEKGKVVYVGKARNIKKRVTSHFTGNSSGRRKQEFIRNIHGISFEKTGTELMAFILESVEIRRLWPAYNNAQKRIESKFGFYVFEDQGGYLRLAIEKRRKYSTPVYTFNLLTDGHQRMRELVREFKLCPKLCFLQTDNDTCVGVTEKSCKGACDKKEKPAKYNQRVAAAIEHLRSEQPSFVIVDSGREATERSCILMEKGKFYGMGYVPRDVAVTDNNMLKDWLTQYPENEFILNLLRQHSNARKAV; the protein is encoded by the coding sequence ATGTACGCCATCGTAGACATCGAAACCACGGGAGGCCATGCCAGCGCCGGAAGCATCACGGAAATAGCCATTTTTATTCATGACGGGATGCAGATCGTACAGCAGTACGAAACACTGGTGAACCCCGGCATGCCTATTCCCCGCTATATCCAGGCCCTGACCGGTATCACAAACGAAATGGTAGCTGATGCACCTCCTTTTGAAGAGGTGGCACAGCAGGTTTTTACCTTACTCCAGGGCCAGATCTTCATCGCCCACAACGTTAATTTCGATTATTCTTTCCTCAAACACCAGCTGGATGCAGCCGGATATAAACTGCAAAGCCGCAAACTCTGCACTGTACGCCTGAGCCGTAAGGTTTTCCCCGGATTTCCCTCCTACAGCCTCGGGAATTTATGCCGGTCGCTGAATATCAATATCCAGCAGCGCCACCGTGCCACAGGAGACGCCCTGGCCACCGTACAGCTATTTGAAAGGATCCTGGCGTCAGATAAAGAAGGTGCTATCGCAGCGGCTTTAAATGTCCGTTCCAAAGAGCAATGGCTGCCCCTGCATTTACCCCTGGAACAGGTGGCTAACCTACCCATGTCTCCCGGGGTGTACTACTTCCATAACGAAAAGGGGAAAGTGGTATATGTGGGAAAGGCGAGGAATATAAAGAAACGGGTAACCAGTCATTTTACAGGCAATAGCTCCGGCCGGAGAAAGCAGGAATTCATCCGGAATATACACGGTATCTCCTTTGAAAAAACGGGTACCGAGCTGATGGCTTTCATCCTGGAATCTGTTGAGATCCGCCGTTTATGGCCGGCTTATAACAATGCGCAAAAAAGAATTGAATCCAAATTCGGTTTTTATGTTTTTGAAGACCAGGGTGGTTACCTGCGGCTGGCTATTGAAAAACGAAGGAAATATTCCACGCCGGTATATACTTTTAACCTGCTTACAGACGGGCATCAGCGCATGCGGGAACTGGTACGTGAATTCAAGCTCTGCCCGAAACTCTGTTTCCTGCAAACAGATAACGATACCTGTGTAGGGGTAACGGAAAAATCCTGCAAAGGAGCCTGTGATAAGAAAGAAAAACCTGCTAAATATAATCAGCGTGTAGCAGCAGCGATTGAACACCTGAGATCAGAACAACCTTCTTTTGTGATTGTGGACAGTGGAAGGGAAGCAACGGAACGCAGTTGCATCCTCATGGAGAAAGGAAAGTTCTATGGTATGGGATATGTTCCGCGGGATGTAGCCGTTACAGACAATAATATGTTGAAGGACTGGCTGACACAGTATCCTGAAAATGAGTTCATCCTCAATCTGCTGCGCCAGCACTCCAATGCGCGTAAAGCCGTGTAG
- a CDS encoding AAA domain-containing protein, with translation MTTISFPQFLETAFQNGAYTTDDVIAAVLPLFKTVLALHDSGLVAPFGQEDVLQVQNRAVMLDTALAHPPLDAYEKVAALYNSHNPHFQIVDKVKLLADQAEAINLQVHKDVSQPLQHGAYIPGYRSYEMLLGHHDAQTDIFCLGLILASIALGIDLHSPDGLDKLVVQRTHPLAYRPIHPALGTIITEMTELNRTQRAQDLHELIHRLEHYRDFDSEKQLDLGQMAGWKYQERKERQGFILNKLRNRLFDVSRRNRLLYYKPNSRFANLTLSSVPMVLHHQSIRPELLFTWNEEIAEKVIGMKDLSLNKYLRFEDHPYLPGVLNKVRLEAQKDIQEYGFSQLKLVVAFLKWHNLREDPEESMMSPLLLIPVELKKKKQVGEDQYSLSITDNHAEVNPVLANQLRDLYGIELPDMIDLEEMSMDQFYQTLQKQIEGANRGIVLQYMQKPRIKLIYKEARDTVNQYQKKLQKEPLPDHESYEVIEGTDNPYRWDFETCHVVLGNFNYKKMSLVQDYNSVIDQPQQHEVFEQLFSAHPKPVQEEEDLAAFPEAEWFHVIQADPTQTKAILQARKGESYIIQGPPGTGKSQTITNLIADFVARGKQVLFVCEKRAALDVVFHRLKQQGLDELCCYIHDSQADKRAFIKDLKLTYEAFLRPSENLHSITVRRNALMHNLSQQLQLLQQFHDTHAHETENAGIAVRTLIERVLVLKPLLQTVEPAVEENVPHYKQWLQFGNIVELLGEALEESGSDPVFATHPLSKVNEQVFAAEQPHQLLNSLIANSRALLDLVTRVISSNNVTAKTIEELRQLVLNATLLLPLAESGNLLLIDAKNPEAQAFEQAVKESKVLQQAAEQAAQQNIHWQRKFSEQDTLQAIAIAEKHQDSFWRFLSGSWRRLKRQMRESYDLSQHAVVPAFSNILLLLKAEYDAINIAEQTRQAIRQQYRIENIDLTWLTIERLRVRLNEAPMQYLLQHPQAQQVVEQLARLHDTIHKLDISLSKTLQDPPVQDFIELTDLLDSINLNAPALEELLPVLGNYLEMPGGLKLALRTLPWTPVEMEAGMAHKTLKQIYQQNKPFANTGSQVIEKAVEQVKHCYGELLKVNAAFIRANIQQRFGQHVQLSNKALSQVPEEEQPFAKNYGEGRKILENEFAKSMRYKSIRELTSRNSGLVLKDLKPVWLMSPLSVSDSLALDQPFFDAVIFDEASQITLEEGVPSLYRAPQTIIVGDDRQMPPTDFFTAKAGDPDDLERNDDEDEILSADADSLLTQGARKMNSVMLGWHYRSHFETLISYSNHAFYGASLLTIPDRSIHNGEKPPISIQQPSDALFSVSALFDRSISFHHLPNGTYAKRGNTAEATYIAHLVRELLMKRTPESIGIVAFSQEQQHAIEAALETLAANDKKFDELLDDATERMDEGQFTGLFVKNLENVQGDERDIIIMSVCYAPDAKGKMSMHFGPINKRGGEKRLNVIFSRAKQHMAIVSSIRHHQITNVYNAGANYLRRFLQYAETVSTGNMNMARSILDGLSSDKQTRRQRSGDTVILQEIREQLEQQGFIVSEQVGQSGFKCSLAVKAQESDKAYALSIMVDDDNYYQHSDVLEQYYQRPAILESFGWRTITVYAKDWLLQPQKVMEEILKRLDRLPEEAPLSSLIPQEATPAGTTRLISGEGKTAKFWEVAVSGGKLFIRQGRVGTKGQIQVKTCADAADAEKEKALMVQEKITAGWKDGVSNTNELF, from the coding sequence TTGACGACTATATCTTTTCCGCAGTTCCTTGAAACTGCCTTTCAGAACGGAGCCTACACAACAGATGACGTGATTGCAGCGGTATTACCGCTTTTCAAAACTGTTTTAGCCCTGCACGACAGCGGCCTCGTTGCACCCTTCGGCCAGGAGGATGTATTGCAGGTGCAAAACCGTGCCGTGATGCTGGACACGGCATTGGCGCATCCGCCACTGGATGCCTATGAAAAAGTAGCTGCGCTCTACAACAGTCATAACCCTCATTTTCAGATCGTTGATAAAGTAAAACTGCTGGCAGACCAGGCGGAAGCCATCAACCTGCAGGTACATAAAGATGTATCGCAACCACTGCAACATGGTGCATATATTCCCGGATACCGCAGCTATGAAATGTTGCTGGGGCATCACGATGCACAAACCGATATCTTTTGCCTGGGACTGATACTGGCGAGTATTGCCTTAGGGATTGATCTGCATTCCCCTGATGGCTTAGATAAACTGGTGGTACAGCGCACACATCCATTAGCCTACCGCCCTATTCATCCGGCCCTCGGTACCATCATCACAGAAATGACGGAACTGAACCGCACACAAAGGGCACAGGACCTGCATGAACTGATCCACCGCCTGGAGCACTACCGTGATTTTGACAGTGAGAAACAACTGGACCTGGGCCAGATGGCAGGATGGAAATACCAGGAACGAAAAGAAAGACAGGGTTTCATTCTCAATAAATTACGGAACCGTTTATTTGATGTGAGCAGACGTAACCGCCTGCTGTATTATAAACCCAACTCCCGCTTTGCCAATCTTACCCTGAGCAGCGTGCCCATGGTATTGCATCATCAAAGCATCCGCCCGGAACTGTTATTTACCTGGAATGAAGAGATAGCAGAAAAAGTGATAGGTATGAAAGACCTGTCCCTCAATAAGTACCTGCGTTTTGAAGATCATCCGTATCTGCCGGGTGTATTGAATAAAGTACGGCTGGAAGCACAGAAAGATATACAGGAATATGGTTTCAGCCAGTTAAAACTGGTGGTGGCCTTCCTGAAATGGCATAACCTGCGCGAAGATCCGGAAGAAAGTATGATGAGTCCCCTGCTGCTGATCCCCGTTGAACTGAAAAAGAAGAAACAAGTAGGTGAAGATCAGTATTCCCTCAGCATTACAGACAATCATGCGGAAGTAAATCCCGTTCTCGCCAATCAACTGCGCGATCTCTATGGCATTGAACTGCCGGATATGATAGACCTGGAGGAAATGAGCATGGATCAATTCTATCAAACGCTGCAGAAACAGATAGAAGGCGCTAACAGGGGCATTGTATTGCAATACATGCAGAAACCCAGGATCAAACTGATCTACAAAGAAGCAAGGGATACCGTTAATCAATATCAGAAGAAATTACAGAAAGAACCGCTGCCTGATCATGAATCCTATGAAGTGATCGAAGGCACCGACAATCCTTACCGCTGGGATTTTGAAACCTGCCACGTTGTACTGGGCAATTTCAATTACAAGAAAATGAGCCTGGTGCAGGATTATAATTCTGTGATAGATCAGCCACAGCAGCATGAGGTATTTGAGCAGCTGTTCAGTGCACATCCCAAACCCGTTCAGGAAGAAGAAGACTTAGCCGCCTTTCCCGAAGCGGAATGGTTCCATGTGATACAGGCAGACCCAACACAAACCAAAGCCATTCTGCAGGCGCGCAAAGGTGAGAGTTATATCATCCAGGGACCTCCGGGTACCGGCAAAAGCCAGACGATCACCAATCTCATTGCAGACTTTGTGGCCCGTGGCAAACAGGTATTGTTTGTATGTGAAAAGAGAGCGGCGCTGGATGTGGTGTTCCATCGTTTAAAACAACAAGGATTGGATGAACTCTGCTGTTATATTCACGACAGCCAGGCAGATAAACGTGCTTTCATCAAAGACCTTAAACTTACCTACGAAGCTTTCCTCCGTCCGTCTGAAAACCTGCACAGTATCACTGTCCGGCGGAATGCTTTAATGCATAACCTGTCGCAACAGTTACAACTGCTGCAGCAGTTCCATGATACACATGCGCATGAAACAGAAAATGCAGGGATAGCCGTACGTACCCTGATAGAACGGGTATTGGTATTGAAGCCATTGCTGCAAACGGTAGAACCTGCTGTAGAAGAGAATGTACCTCATTATAAACAATGGCTGCAATTTGGAAACATCGTAGAACTTTTAGGAGAAGCATTGGAGGAAAGCGGCTCAGATCCTGTATTTGCCACGCATCCGCTCAGTAAAGTGAATGAACAGGTGTTTGCCGCCGAGCAGCCCCATCAGTTGCTCAACAGCCTGATCGCCAATAGCAGGGCCTTGCTGGACCTGGTGACCCGCGTGATCTCCTCCAACAACGTAACGGCAAAGACCATTGAAGAGTTGCGCCAGCTGGTACTGAATGCCACCTTATTATTGCCACTGGCGGAAAGCGGTAATTTATTACTGATAGATGCAAAGAACCCTGAAGCACAGGCATTTGAGCAGGCTGTAAAAGAAAGCAAAGTTTTACAACAGGCTGCAGAACAGGCAGCCCAGCAGAATATACACTGGCAACGGAAGTTCAGTGAACAGGATACATTACAGGCCATCGCCATTGCAGAAAAACACCAGGACTCTTTCTGGCGTTTCCTGTCCGGCAGCTGGCGCAGGCTGAAGCGGCAAATGCGGGAAAGTTATGATCTTTCCCAACATGCTGTAGTACCTGCTTTCAGCAACATCCTGTTATTACTGAAAGCAGAATATGATGCCATCAATATAGCAGAGCAAACACGCCAGGCTATCCGGCAGCAATACCGCATCGAGAACATCGATCTTACCTGGCTGACCATAGAAAGATTACGTGTGCGCCTGAATGAGGCCCCCATGCAGTATCTTCTTCAGCATCCGCAGGCACAGCAGGTGGTAGAACAACTGGCCCGTTTACATGATACCATTCACAAGTTAGATATCAGTTTATCCAAAACATTGCAGGATCCTCCTGTGCAGGATTTTATTGAATTGACGGACCTCCTGGATTCCATCAACCTGAACGCACCTGCCCTGGAAGAACTGTTGCCGGTACTAGGCAATTACCTGGAAATGCCCGGCGGCCTGAAGCTCGCGCTACGCACATTGCCCTGGACGCCGGTTGAGATGGAAGCCGGCATGGCACATAAAACATTGAAACAGATCTATCAGCAGAATAAACCCTTTGCCAATACCGGCAGCCAGGTGATAGAAAAAGCAGTAGAACAGGTGAAACATTGCTACGGGGAGTTGTTGAAGGTGAATGCGGCTTTCATCAGAGCCAATATTCAGCAGCGTTTCGGGCAGCATGTACAGTTGAGTAATAAAGCGCTTTCGCAGGTACCGGAAGAAGAACAGCCCTTTGCAAAGAATTACGGAGAAGGCAGGAAGATACTGGAGAATGAATTCGCTAAAAGCATGCGGTATAAAAGCATCCGCGAACTCACTTCCCGCAACAGCGGCCTGGTACTGAAAGACCTGAAACCCGTGTGGTTAATGAGCCCGCTCAGTGTGAGTGATTCCCTTGCACTCGACCAGCCATTCTTTGATGCCGTGATCTTTGATGAGGCCAGCCAGATCACTTTGGAAGAAGGTGTGCCCTCTCTCTACCGTGCCCCGCAAACAATCATTGTGGGAGACGACAGGCAGATGCCGCCCACAGATTTCTTTACAGCCAAAGCCGGTGATCCGGATGATCTGGAAAGGAATGATGATGAAGATGAAATACTGAGTGCGGATGCAGACAGCCTGCTGACACAGGGTGCCCGCAAAATGAACAGCGTGATGCTGGGATGGCATTACCGCAGTCATTTTGAAACCCTGATCAGCTACAGTAATCATGCGTTCTACGGTGCGAGCCTGCTCACTATTCCTGACCGCAGTATCCACAACGGCGAGAAACCTCCTATCAGCATACAACAACCTTCCGATGCGCTGTTTTCTGTATCTGCATTATTTGACCGCAGTATCAGTTTCCATCATCTGCCCAACGGTACGTATGCGAAAAGGGGAAATACTGCTGAGGCTACTTATATTGCGCACCTCGTGCGGGAGCTATTAATGAAGCGGACGCCGGAAAGCATTGGTATTGTGGCTTTTAGCCAGGAGCAGCAGCATGCCATTGAAGCAGCGCTGGAAACATTGGCTGCCAATGATAAAAAGTTTGATGAACTGCTGGACGATGCAACAGAGCGGATGGATGAAGGACAGTTCACCGGCTTGTTCGTGAAGAACCTGGAGAATGTACAGGGAGATGAAAGGGATATCATTATCATGAGTGTTTGTTATGCACCGGATGCAAAAGGCAAAATGTCCATGCACTTCGGGCCGATCAATAAACGTGGCGGGGAAAAGAGACTGAATGTTATTTTCAGTCGCGCTAAACAGCATATGGCCATTGTGAGCAGTATACGGCATCACCAGATCACGAATGTATACAATGCAGGTGCTAATTACTTACGGCGTTTCCTGCAATATGCAGAGACGGTGAGCACCGGCAATATGAATATGGCGCGCAGCATACTGGATGGGCTGTCTTCTGATAAACAAACGCGGCGTCAGCGTTCCGGGGATACCGTGATCCTGCAGGAGATCAGGGAACAACTGGAGCAGCAGGGATTCATTGTGTCTGAACAGGTAGGCCAATCCGGTTTTAAATGTTCGCTAGCCGTGAAAGCGCAGGAAAGTGATAAAGCGTATGCATTGAGTATTATGGTGGATGATGATAATTATTACCAGCATTCCGATGTACTGGAGCAATATTATCAGCGGCCTGCTATACTGGAAAGCTTTGGCTGGCGTACGATCACCGTGTACGCAAAAGACTGGCTGCTGCAACCGCAGAAGGTGATGGAGGAAATACTTAAACGGCTGGACCGTTTGCCCGAAGAGGCACCCCTCTCCTCTCTGATACCCCAGGAAGCAACACCGGCAGGTACTACACGGTTAATTTCCGGTGAAGGAAAAACAGCGAAGTTCTGGGAAGTTGCGGTGAGTGGCGGAAAGTTATTCATCCGGCAGGGACGTGTTGGTACAAAGGGACAAATACAGGTGAAGACCTGTGCGGATGCTGCAGATGCAGAGAAAGAAAAAGCGTTAATGGTGCAGGAGAAAATAACTGCAGGTTGGAAAGATGGTGTGAGTAATACGAATGAGTTGTTTTAA
- a CDS encoding TonB-dependent receptor produces the protein MKTSLMLCLLAVLALNNAAAQRIIGSVKDKNNQPLEGASISIKGTAVGTSTDSAGNFSFEANINGEIMLVATYMGYKAKILPVTKGNPVHFILAKDPATLDPVVISAGSFEASDKSKGAVMTAMDVVSVPGNGGDVANAIRTLPGAQQIGEREGLFVRGGSGEETRQFVDGVLVNRPYYVTLPGLPQFNRISSPFLFNGIVFSSGGYSALYGQGLSGALVMESTDLHDKSSAVIGLSPTLAVTGMQKLAKDKRSSWGFYSRYMNNNAYTKLIPQQQDFAAGPAYFMNDLNVRLKTGKTGLLKVYANFGYNKTDFTKDDIDSSSLRKRFAAEDRNLYVNISHRSQLAKNWQLDLAAAYNHNTTDIRNNLLDASKAVVIIPDTPYVSKNQHLKSGEDYFTGRFVLSHFFAGHHVLKAGAEYQFTHDRFMDDQYYTSFAEFEWRLAHNLALRTGLRFEYDQLLKAAELAPRVSMAYRLPNGASLNAAYGIFYQKPENRFLLDNHNLPQAKAAHYILNYLQRANGRLFRAEIFYKHYDRLLKTFPTLSMNGSGDAKGFELFWRDKSSIKNLDYWVSYSYLATKRDHLEFPYQMEPSFAAPHTASLVARRFIEPIRTSIGISYSYAAGRPYYDLTAYGKIRDQGTTKSYNVLNLGLYHMFTMFPKWKEKDFTVIAVGVNNLLGTNQVFGYEYSYNGSRKVPVTLPAARSFFLGIFMSLGIDRTEDFMNDNL, from the coding sequence ATGAAAACTTCCCTGATGCTTTGCCTCCTGGCGGTTTTAGCCCTTAATAACGCCGCTGCACAACGAATTATTGGCAGCGTGAAAGATAAAAATAATCAGCCCCTGGAAGGCGCCAGTATTTCCATAAAAGGCACAGCTGTTGGCACCAGCACTGATTCTGCCGGGAACTTCAGCTTTGAAGCCAATATTAACGGAGAAATAATGCTCGTGGCTACTTATATGGGCTACAAAGCGAAAATATTGCCGGTCACCAAAGGTAATCCTGTACACTTTATACTGGCAAAAGACCCTGCCACATTGGATCCTGTGGTGATCTCCGCGGGCAGTTTCGAGGCCAGTGATAAAAGTAAAGGTGCTGTGATGACGGCCATGGATGTAGTATCCGTTCCCGGTAACGGAGGAGATGTAGCCAATGCCATCCGTACACTTCCGGGTGCACAGCAGATCGGCGAAAGGGAAGGGCTTTTTGTAAGAGGCGGCTCCGGTGAAGAAACCCGGCAGTTTGTGGATGGCGTACTGGTGAACAGGCCCTATTATGTAACATTACCCGGCCTGCCGCAGTTCAACCGCATTTCTTCTCCCTTTCTTTTTAATGGGATTGTATTCAGTAGCGGTGGGTATTCTGCTCTATATGGCCAGGGCCTGAGTGGTGCACTGGTCATGGAGTCTACAGATCTGCATGATAAATCATCCGCGGTGATCGGTCTTTCTCCCACGCTCGCAGTGACAGGTATGCAAAAGTTGGCAAAGGATAAACGCAGCAGCTGGGGTTTCTATTCCAGGTACATGAATAACAATGCCTACACAAAGCTGATCCCGCAGCAGCAGGACTTTGCAGCAGGCCCGGCCTACTTCATGAATGATCTCAACGTGCGCCTCAAAACCGGCAAAACAGGATTGCTGAAAGTCTATGCGAATTTCGGTTATAACAAAACAGATTTTACAAAAGATGACATCGACAGCAGCAGCCTGCGCAAACGTTTTGCGGCGGAAGACAGGAACCTCTATGTGAACATCAGCCACCGCAGCCAGCTGGCAAAGAACTGGCAGCTGGACCTTGCCGCCGCATACAATCATAACACCACGGACATACGAAATAACCTATTGGATGCCTCCAAAGCGGTAGTGATCATTCCGGACACACCGTATGTGAGCAAGAACCAGCATCTGAAATCCGGCGAAGATTACTTCACCGGCCGTTTTGTACTGAGCCATTTCTTTGCAGGGCATCATGTATTAAAAGCAGGGGCGGAGTACCAGTTCACGCACGACCGGTTCATGGATGATCAGTACTATACCTCCTTCGCAGAATTTGAATGGCGGCTGGCACATAACCTGGCCCTGCGTACCGGCCTGCGTTTTGAATATGATCAGTTGTTGAAAGCTGCAGAACTGGCGCCACGCGTAAGTATGGCTTACCGTTTACCAAATGGCGCATCGCTCAACGCTGCCTATGGCATCTTTTACCAAAAACCGGAGAACAGGTTCTTATTGGATAACCACAACCTGCCCCAGGCAAAAGCTGCCCATTACATCCTGAACTACCTGCAACGCGCCAATGGCCGCTTGTTCCGGGCTGAGATCTTTTACAAACATTACGACCGGCTGCTGAAAACATTCCCCACACTCAGCATGAACGGCAGTGGTGATGCAAAAGGATTTGAACTGTTCTGGCGGGATAAATCATCCATCAAAAACCTGGATTACTGGGTAAGTTATTCCTACCTCGCCACCAAACGCGATCACCTGGAATTCCCTTACCAGATGGAACCTTCTTTTGCTGCACCGCATACTGCATCACTGGTGGCCCGGCGGTTTATTGAACCCATCCGTACCAGTATAGGGATCTCTTATTCCTATGCTGCCGGCAGGCCTTATTACGATCTCACAGCGTACGGAAAGATCCGTGATCAGGGTACTACGAAGTCTTATAATGTACTGAACCTGGGGCTCTATCACATGTTCACCATGTTTCCGAAATGGAAGGAGAAAGACTTTACGGTGATTGCCGTTGGCGTAAATAACCTGCTGGGAACTAACCAGGTATTCGGATATGAATACAGTTATAATGGAAGCCGGAAAGTGCCCGTTACGTTACCGGCTGCACGAAGTTTTTTCCTGGGCATATTCATGAGCCTGGGGATAGACAGAACAGAAGACTTTATGAATGATAACCTTTAA
- a CDS encoding sensor histidine kinase: MESFLRKHAIRIAITIAFVIVAWSIRAVLFAPMSLGRHLLFSIPVIIITQVIWTILSAVHRLLNRVLPFSKSLYARVILQVVIGIVLVYILRTIVLSCLEQLPQFELSNLGRAMIATINNLVSLAVNMALISQHFTAVWKEGVVKAERLEREKVQLQYHQLRNQVDPHFLFNAFTSLDSLVKVDPDLASRFIGHLAKVYRYVLQHRDKEVVSLQTELDFLAHYIALLEIRFDKALVIEIQVPEAAREKGIAMVTLQMLIDNAVKHNEVHPGNPLRIHISENDGYLEVRNNKQIRRQLAHSDKQGLEQLKSLYTFLSERPVIVKDETDTFTVALPLL; this comes from the coding sequence ATGGAGTCATTTCTCAGAAAACATGCTATCCGCATCGCCATTACCATCGCTTTTGTAATAGTGGCATGGAGCATAAGGGCTGTACTATTCGCCCCTATGTCCCTGGGGCGGCACCTCTTATTTTCCATCCCGGTGATCATTATTACTCAGGTCATCTGGACGATCCTCTCTGCTGTTCACCGCCTGTTAAACAGGGTGCTTCCATTTTCCAAAAGCCTCTATGCCCGCGTGATCCTGCAGGTTGTAATAGGGATTGTACTGGTATATATTTTGAGGACTATTGTGCTCAGCTGCCTGGAACAGCTTCCGCAGTTTGAACTCTCCAACCTGGGCAGGGCTATGATCGCCACGATCAATAACCTGGTATCACTGGCGGTGAACATGGCCCTGATCAGCCAGCACTTTACCGCTGTATGGAAAGAAGGAGTGGTCAAGGCAGAAAGACTGGAAAGGGAAAAAGTACAATTACAATACCACCAGCTCAGGAACCAGGTAGACCCGCATTTCCTTTTCAATGCATTTACTTCGCTTGACAGTCTTGTGAAAGTGGACCCTGACCTTGCTTCCCGCTTCATTGGCCACCTGGCTAAAGTATACCGTTATGTGTTACAGCACCGGGATAAAGAAGTAGTAAGCCTGCAAACGGAACTGGATTTCCTGGCGCATTATATCGCTTTACTGGAAATCAGATTTGATAAAGCGCTGGTGATTGAGATCCAGGTACCTGAAGCAGCGCGAGAGAAAGGTATTGCCATGGTAACACTTCAAATGCTGATAGACAATGCGGTGAAGCACAATGAAGTACATCCCGGAAACCCTTTACGCATCCATATTTCGGAGAATGATGGTTACCTGGAAGTAAGGAATAATAAACAGATCCGCAGGCAGTTGGCGCATTCTGATAAACAAGGACTGGAGCAGTTAAAAAGCCTGTATACTTTCCTGAGCGAACGGCCTGTGATAGTGAAAGATGAAACAGATACGTTTACCGTAGCATTGCCCTTATTGTAA